One Drosophila santomea strain STO CAGO 1482 chromosome X, Prin_Dsan_1.1, whole genome shotgun sequence DNA segment encodes these proteins:
- the LOC120457026 gene encoding chorion protein S36, translating to MQLGLWFGILAIAATPLVSANYGPAGGHGHGHGHGHGQYLSGPNAGLEEYVNVATGGNQPAANQIASQAEIQPTPEEARRLGRVQAQLQALNADPNYQKLKNSEDIAESLAETNLASNIRQGKIKVVSPQFVDQHLFRSLLVPSGHNNHQVIATQPLPPIIVHQPGAPPAHVNSGPPTVVRGNPVIYKIKPSVIYQQEVINKVPTPLSLNPVYVKVYKPGKKIEAPLAPVVAPVYSQPREYSQPREYSQPQGYGSAGDASAAAGAASSASEGNAYGNEAPLYNSPAPYGQPNY from the exons ATGCAACTCGGTCTCTGGTTTGGCATTTTGGCCATCGCCGCCACGCCG CTGGTGAGCGCTAACTATGGTCCCGCTGGCGGACACGGTcatggacatggacacggACATGGACAGTACCTGTCCGGACCCAATGCCGGACTCGAGGAGTACGTGAATGTGGCCACGGGCGGCAACCAGCCGGCGGCCAATCAGATCGCCTCGCAGGCCGAGATCCAGCCCACGCCGGAGGAGGCTCGTCGTTTGGGTCGCGTCCAGGCCCAACTCCAGGCCCTCAACGCCGATCCCAACTACCAGAAGCTGAAGAACTCCGAGGACATTGCCGAATCTCTGGCCGAGACCAATCTGGCCAGCAACATTCGCCAGGGCAAGATCAAGGTGGTGTCGCCGCAGTTCGTTGACCAGCATCTGTTCCGCTCCCTGCTGGTGCCATCGGGCCACAACAACCACCAGGTGATCGCCACCCAGCCCCTGCCCCCAATCATTGTCCACCAGCCCGGCGCACCGCCAGCGCATGTGAACAGCGGACCACCGACGGTGGTGCGTGGCAATCCGGTCATCTACAAGATCAAGCCATCGGTCATCTACCAGCAGGAGGTGATCAACAAGGTGCCCACTCCGCTCAGCCTCAATCCCGTCTACGTGAAGGTCTACAAGCCCGGCAAGAAGATCGAGGCTCCACTGGCCCCCGTGGTTGCCCCCGTCTACAGCCAGCCGAGGGAGTACAGCCAGCCCAGGGAGTACAGCCAGCCACAGGGTTATGGCAGTGCCGGAGATGCCTCCGCTGCCGCCGGTgccgcctcctccgcctccgaAGGCAATGCCTACGGCAACGAGGCTCCACTGTACAACAGTCCCGCGCCCTACGGCCAGCCCAACTACTAG
- the LOC120456781 gene encoding uncharacterized protein LOC120456781, whose translation MAADGSWPILLLLVATQAIIIHAQNPNESTPSPEEEYNVSTTPVASLEETTDRSAARVEPYKKGDREQYDVIDVASATGTVMGKPKSGHTTRIYTTGEVDESFWLKHLGDDFKHAIHLQVGGTNEEYNRLINRTQNGVHEEVHHEYLPGAERPGSAVHPPSSLPAARQSRPAYRQGFDHRAVAMKQQYLSQQSHPAQQRYNYAHQHAQHYAPPPPPPPQTQPQPQPQYPQHTAHRNTYAKPQNYGPQNYGPQNYEPQNYEPQSYKPPSYIINSSEDQLHAEQSNHSPAKSAGEDRVQHEEELDSFDGQLNFKSPFNDYGSRPTRDLTYLLYKRGL comes from the exons ATGGCAGCCGACGGCAGTTGGCCTATACTACTCTTGTTGGTCGCCACACAGGCCATCATTATTCACGCACAG AATCCAAATGAATCCACGCCCAGCCCCGAAGAGGAGTACAATGTGAGCACTACGCCGGTTGCATCGCTGGAAGAGACCACCGATCGCTCGGCTGCGCGGGTTGAGCCATACAAGAAGGGCGATCGGGAGCAGTACGATGTGATCGATGTGGCCAGCGCCACGGGCACGGTGATGGGCAAGCCCAAGAGTGGCCACACCACTAGAATCTACACCACCGGCGAGGTGGACGAGAGCTTCTGGCTGAAGCACCTGGGCGATGACTTCAAACACGCCATCCATCTGCAGGTGGGCGGCACCAACGAAGAGTACAATCGTTTGATCAACCGCACACAGAACGGTGTCCATGAGGAGGTGCATCACGAGTACTTGCCGGGTGCCGAGCGTCCAGGCAGTGCAGTTCATCCGCCATCTTCGCTGCCGGCGGCACGCCAATCCCGTCCAGCTTATCGCCAGGGTTTCGATCACCGAGCCGTGGCCATGAAACAGCAGTATCTCAGCCAGCAGTCACATCCTGCCCAGCAGCGCTATAACTATGCCCACCAGCATGCACAACACTATgcaccacccccaccaccaccaccacaaacacaaccacaaccacaaccacaatACCCacaacacacagcacacagaAACACTTACGCCAAGCCCCAGAATTATGGGCCTCAGAATTATGGGCCCCAGAATTATGAGCCGCAGAATTATGAGCCCCAGAGTTACAAGCCCCCGAGTTATATCATCAACTCTAGCGAGGATCAGCTGCATGCCGAGCAATCGAACCACTCGCCGGCCAAATCAGCTGGAGAGGATCGGGTCCAACACGAGGAGGAGTTGGACTCCTTTGACGGCCAACTCAACTTTAAGTCACCCTTCAATGACTACGGCAGTCGACCCACGCGAGATCTCACCTACCTTCTCTATAAACGGGGTCTCTAG
- the LOC120456780 gene encoding uncharacterized protein LOC120456780 isoform X2, with product MRYTLAMIPIVGLLLVALVHTAPVEVVYTGESCDCPTQLGYQLNVPNTPKPKKYVGGEYGYRVDKPVQTKAKITYSFDFTVEQPRTPAPPKSNPAKLYAKVDRVTVNKADCQAKNKSTCGCSSCSGQKPSYGEDAGYGY from the exons ATGCGATACACCCTAGCAATGATCCCGATTGTGGGCCTGCTCCTCGTCGCACTGGTCCACACCGCTCCCGTCGAAGTTGTATACACGGGCGAGAGCTGCGACTGTCCCACCCAGCTGGGTTACCAGCTGAATGTGCCCAACACACCGAAGCCAAAGAAGTATGTGGGTGGCGAGTACGGGTATCGGGTGGATAAGCCCGTCCAGACGAAGGCCAAGATCACCTACAGCTTTGACTTCACTGTGGAGCAGCCCAGGACACCGGCGCCGCCCAAGAGCAATCCCGCCAAGCTGTACGCCAAGGTGGATCGGGTCACAGTCAACAAAGCGG ATTGCCAGGCCAAGAACAAGTCAACATGCGGCTGCTCCAGTTGCTCCGGCCAAAAGCCCAG CTACGGCGAAGACGCGGGCTACGGCTACTGA
- the LOC120456780 gene encoding uncharacterized protein LOC120456780 isoform X1 — MRYTLAMIPIVGLLLVALVHTAPVEVVYTGESCDCPTQLGYQLNVPNTPKPKKYVGGEYGYRVDKPVQTKAKITYSFDFTVEQPRTPAPPKSNPAKLYAKVDRVTVNKADCQAKNKSTCGCSSCSGQKPRYVASPIRSPNAIRRRRDLRQPGSLLRRRLMRQQQIQERPARFVKLYHKDLTPAQEKHQLKLFGLFPVESPESVAAAPKTKRKTKKTQSSWMGLGRRLKKRDIKGEFDLLEQERSQIDLTAPEIIQYMPETLNPDFRPGQCHMGCGAMTASAPPPEEPLPKEEQEQVPQTPQAGHTEQPELLNSIPAKRAAFGYYPLQIPSPLGRQEEYKYVDDSQLRSLLSTTSVPDPLEYSTTPLQFAGDLESVTRRSYGAPHASLGGGYPVEHVSDSQLDSIISGIVYNHPTYDHYATEGSLVDPEPIQKQQTTDFLKKLIDGRLGGWGFDQGSESEHSLRNDYSTQPAKTYGYNSHTQNGYSIDTYNAPPITDYLRAWF, encoded by the exons ATGCGATACACCCTAGCAATGATCCCGATTGTGGGCCTGCTCCTCGTCGCACTGGTCCACACCGCTCCCGTCGAAGTTGTATACACGGGCGAGAGCTGCGACTGTCCCACCCAGCTGGGTTACCAGCTGAATGTGCCCAACACACCGAAGCCAAAGAAGTATGTGGGTGGCGAGTACGGGTATCGGGTGGATAAGCCCGTCCAGACGAAGGCCAAGATCACCTACAGCTTTGACTTCACTGTGGAGCAGCCCAGGACACCGGCGCCGCCCAAGAGCAATCCCGCCAAGCTGTACGCCAAGGTGGATCGGGTCACAGTCAACAAAGCGG ATTGCCAGGCCAAGAACAAGTCAACATGCGGCTGCTCCAGTTGCTCCGGCCAAAAGCCCAGGTACGTAGCTTCACCGATCAGGTCGCCGAACGCCATTCGTCGTCGCAGGGATCTGCGCCAGCCTGGTTCGCTGCTCCGCCGCCGGCTGATGCGGCAACAACAGATCCAGGAGCGTCCGGCACGCTTTGTGAAGCTGTATCACAAGGATTTGACGCCGGCACAGGAGAAGCATCAGCTAAAACTCTTCGGTCTGTTTCCCGTGGAATCGCCAGAGTCGGTGGCTGCCGCACCCAAAACCAAGCGAAAGACGAAGAAAACCCAGTCGAGCTGGATGGGATTGGGGCGGCGTTTAAAGAAGCGTGATATTAAGGGAGAGTTTGATCTGCTCGAGCAAGAGCGATCGCAGATCGATTTGACGGCACCGGAAATAATCCAGTACATGCCAGAGACTCTGAATCCGGACTTTAGGCCCGGCCAGTGCCACATGGGTTGTGGAGCGATGACAGCGTCCGCACCGCCGCCAGAGGAGCCACTGCccaaggaggagcaggagcaggtaCCTCAAACGCCGCAGGCCGGGCACACGGAACAGCCAGAGCTGCTGAACTCGATACCCGCCAAGAGGGCCGCCTTTGGTTACTATCCCCTGCAGATACCCTCGCCACTGGGCCGCCAGGAGGAGTACAAGTACGTGGATGACTCGCAGCTGCGGAGCTTGCTGTCCACCACTTCGGTGCCGGATCCGCTGGAATACAGCACCACACCGCTGCAGTTTGCCGGTGATTTGGAATCGGTCACCAGGCGATCCTATGGCGCACCACATGCCAGTCTCGGCGGTGGCTATCCGGTGGAGCATGTTTCCGACTCCCAGCTGGACAGCATTATCTCCGGCATAGTGTACAATCATCCGACCTACGATCACTATGCCACAGAGGGCAGTCTGGTCGATCCGGAGCCCATACAAAAGCAACAGACCACCGATTTTCTCAAGAAACTCATCGACGGCCGACTGGGCGGCTGGGGTTTCGATCAGGGATCTGAAAGTGAGCACAGCTTGCGTAATGATTACTCCACACAGCCGGCCAAGACCTATGGCTACAACAGTCACACCCAAAATGGCTACAGTATAGACACCTATAATGCGCCACCCATCACGGATTATCTGAGGGCCTGGTTCTAG
- the LOC120455264 gene encoding uncharacterized protein LOC120455264, with product MLACKLLLALVMGMHCIQLLMAACVCSEKGTDYCQSCQGSTVIRPKPRYYEPSDVSLPPIGDNCWCSKQLIEPAQLPKTCGKTTPCKPTCSCQQISSDSSYASSSSSYASSSSSSGSVYGKIDYAAEKKVDNSPAADPISVSLAAQAGKAINVPEAKLAYGFAQKPVDGEKKVVFSNVPEENLFQLKSDVITLKKRTYAAKQEDEEEYAEEELEQEQSADDEEEAPQLTYKQLGYITEQYKNPKFRKISSSRSSYAYKDYSKDSSESSYGKVAGKVSVDCGFKPGRITSYRKAKREESEDGYY from the exons ATGCTAGCCTGCAAGCTTCTACTCGCCTTGGTCATGGGAATGCACTGCATTCAACTG CTAATGGCGGCCTGCGTGTGCTCCGAGAAGGGAACGGACTACTGCCAGAGCTGCCAGGGATCGACGGTGATCCGGCCGAAGCCCCGATACTACGAGCCCAGCGATGTGAGCCTACCGCCGATCGGCGACAACTGCTGGTGCAGCAAGCAGCTAATCGAGCCGGCCCAACTGCCCAAGACCTGCGGCAAA ACCACGCCGTGCAAGCCCACCTGTTCGTGCCAGCAGATCAGCTCCGACAGCAGCTatgcctcctcctccagcagctacgcctccagctcctccagctcggGATCCGTCTACGGCAA AATCGACTATGCGGCGGAGAAGAAGGTGGACAACAGTCCGGCAGCGGATCCCATCAGCGTGAGCCTGGCCGCCCAGGCGGGAAAGGCCATCAATGTGCCGGAGGCCAAGTTGGCCTACGGATTCGCCCAGAAGCCCGTCGACGGTGAGAAGAAGGTGGTGTTCTCCAACGTGCCCGAGGAGAATCTCTTCCAGCTGAAGAGCGACGTGATCACGCTGAAGAAGCGCACCTATGCGGCCAagcaggaggacgaggaggagtacgccgaggaggagctggagcaggagcagtcCGCcgacgatgaggaggaggcGCCGCAACTAACCTACAAGCAGCTGGGCTACATCACCGAGCAGTACAAGAACCCGAAGTTCCGCAAGATCAGCAGCTCCCGTTCCAGTTATGCGTACAAGGATTACAGCAAGGATTCCAGCGAGAGCAGCTACGGCAAAGTGGCCGGCAAGGTGTCCGTGGATTGTGGCTTCAAGCCCGGCCGGATCACCTCGTACCGGAAGGCGAAACGCGAGGAGTCCGAGGACGGATACTACTGA